One part of the Sus scrofa isolate TJ Tabasco breed Duroc chromosome 8, Sscrofa11.1, whole genome shotgun sequence genome encodes these proteins:
- the CXCL11 gene encoding C-X-C motif chemokine 11 precursor (The RefSeq protein has 1 substitution compared to this genomic sequence): protein MGVKGMAIVLAVIFCATTIQGFPMFKAGRCLCIGPGVKAVKVADIEKVSIIHPSNNCDKTEVIVTLKAHKGRRCLNPKSKQANVIMKKVERMNFLRYQNV, encoded by the exons ATGGGTGTGAAGGGCATGGCTATAGTCTTGGCTGTCATATTTTGTGCTACAACTATTCAAG GCTTCCCCATGTTCAAAGCGGGAAGGTGTCTTTGCATTGGCCCTGGAGTAAAAGCAGTGAAAGTGGCAGATATTGAGAAAGTCTCCATAATTCACCCAAGTAACAACTGTGACAAAACAGAAGTGAT TGTCACCCTGAAAGCACATAAAGGACGAAGATGCCTAAATCCCAAATCAAAGCAAGCAAATGTTATAATGAAG aaagttgaaagaatgaatttcctaaaatatcaaaatgtatgA
- the CXCL11 gene encoding C-X-C motif chemokine 11 isoform X1, with product MGVKGMAIVLAVIFCATTIQGFPMFKAGRCLCIGPGVKAVKVADIEKVSIIHPSNNCDKTEVIVTLKAHKGRRCLNPKSKQANVIMKKVERMNFLKYQNV from the exons ATGGGTGTGAAGGGCATGGCTATAGTCTTGGCTGTCATATTTTGTGCTACAACTATTCAAG GCTTCCCCATGTTCAAAGCGGGAAGGTGTCTTTGCATTGGCCCTGGAGTAAAAGCAGTGAAAGTGGCAGATATTGAGAAAGTCTCCATAATTCACCCAAGTAACAACTGTGACAAAACAGAAGTGAT TGTCACCCTGAAAGCACATAAAGGACGAAGATGCCTAAATCCCAAATCAAAGCAAGCAAATGTTATAATGAAG aaagttgaaagaatgaatttcctaaaatatcaaaatgtatgA